In a single window of the Legionellales bacterium genome:
- a CDS encoding sodium:proton antiporter, with product LLFAGSLHINTAELAEHKYIIFMLATVGVIISTLVTGFLIFYLSRLFNIYFPLIDCLTFGALISPTDPIAVLGALKNANAPKKLEIKIAGESLYNDGIGIVLFSIMLTFYTGSSTLSGYSILLLFIQQLGGGLVCGILLGYVTIGFLKGMNNLQVAILITLSLVSGGYLLVQQIGCSGPIAMVTSGLMVGSALRHGLIAKRTVQLLDGFWEMIDEVLTSLLFMLIGLELIRLQVSHAAIYSALFAIPIVLLARLVSVYAPLVWWGKYQEFKHRAVMIMTWGGLRGGISIALALSLPDGPVKDEIITITYSIVVFSILVQGLTVRKLIESSFG from the coding sequence TTTTATTATTCGCTGGTAGTCTTCACATTAATACCGCCGAACTTGCCGAACACAAATACATTATTTTTATGCTTGCAACTGTAGGAGTAATTATTTCAACCTTGGTCACTGGCTTTTTAATTTTTTATCTTTCACGATTATTTAATATCTATTTTCCGCTCATTGATTGTTTAACCTTTGGCGCTTTAATTTCCCCCACCGATCCGATTGCCGTACTCGGCGCCTTAAAAAATGCTAATGCCCCTAAAAAACTTGAAATTAAAATTGCCGGTGAATCGTTATATAACGATGGTATCGGCATTGTATTATTCAGCATTATGTTAACGTTTTATACGGGAAGTTCGACACTTTCTGGCTACAGCATTTTACTGTTATTCATCCAACAATTAGGCGGAGGTTTAGTCTGTGGAATCCTATTAGGTTATGTGACCATCGGCTTTTTAAAAGGCATGAATAATTTGCAAGTGGCGATATTAATCACCTTAAGCTTAGTCAGCGGCGGTTATTTATTGGTGCAACAAATCGGCTGCTCCGGCCCCATTGCCATGGTAACTTCAGGATTAATGGTGGGATCTGCGTTACGCCATGGCTTAATCGCCAAACGTACCGTGCAATTGCTCGATGGCTTTTGGGAAATGATCGATGAAGTATTAACCTCGCTCTTATTCATGTTAATTGGTTTGGAATTAATTCGTTTACAAGTGAGTCACGCGGCGATTTACTCGGCATTGTTTGCCATTCCCATTGTATTACTGGCGAGATTGGTTAGCGTTTATGCGCCGCTGGTGTGGTGGGGAAAATATCAAGAATTTAAACATCGTGCTGTGATGATCATGACCTGGGGAGGATTGCGCGGCGGCATTTCCATTGCGCTTGCGCTATCCCTCCCCGACGGGCCGGTGAAGGATGAGATTATTACGATTACGTATTCGATTGTTGTGTTTTCAATCCTGGTGCAGGGGTTGACAGTGCGGAAGTTGATTGAATCTTCTTTTGGCTAG